Proteins encoded by one window of Ghiorsea bivora:
- a CDS encoding c-type cytochrome, with the protein MNKAFHIMATMTIMLSLFPIVTQSAAEEGPDTQAIAESKPFTASAARGKITFDTVCTHCHNTTYEESRIGAPGLRGVLERHDVNWLNHWIKSPETFAKTDETAQALIESNKFGLAMPTLPTMQDDHNRADIIEYLKTLQ; encoded by the coding sequence ATGAACAAAGCATTTCACATCATGGCAACAATGACCATCATGCTTTCGCTTTTTCCAATCGTCACCCAAAGTGCGGCTGAAGAGGGCCCTGATACGCAAGCTATAGCAGAGTCTAAACCCTTCACAGCTTCTGCAGCGCGAGGCAAGATAACCTTTGATACAGTTTGTACGCATTGTCACAATACAACGTATGAAGAAAGCAGAATTGGTGCGCCGGGTTTACGGGGAGTACTTGAACGCCATGATGTAAACTGGTTAAACCACTGGATAAAAAGCCCTGAAACATTTGCAAAAACAGATGAAACAGCACAGGCTCTAATTGAATCCAATAAATTTGGTTTGGCAATGCCTACCTTGCCCACCATGCAAGATGACCATAACCGCGCAGATATCATTGAATATCTCAAAACACTTCAATAA
- a CDS encoding nucleotidyltransferase family protein, producing MASLSFKYYRKNVCLALQQHIPETILKNTDFWTYAQGEAIFPLLWSQLEQNQKDIVQPLLINPMNERVFMADFLRMKNATARILRAFNENNIPIICMRGLAVSETLYPQPYLRPHTDIDILFDQKHLLMAKQIVGNQLHYRPLPAYPMLFKQGDIPLDLHIEAIGSERIKAWQHITPLQAKDFFKYAEEGKLAGEKALLVRPRVMLPYLCFHALKHSFERLIWIYDIALLAKQVEQNQQWSEVLEGIAEYKLERPCYYALSYAKEHLQAPVPDYVLQQIKPGMGFIETKLFKRFMNHELIPYLAERLFSRMLPSFSHRIEFWRETIYPREEVRAQVAGGGCVKCNFIRTRIKQISKALWSFTKEVFLVVRA from the coding sequence ATGGCTAGTTTATCATTCAAATATTATAGAAAAAATGTATGCCTTGCATTGCAACAGCATATTCCAGAAACTATTTTAAAAAACACCGATTTTTGGACTTATGCACAAGGTGAAGCCATTTTCCCGCTGCTTTGGTCTCAATTAGAACAAAACCAAAAGGATATCGTACAGCCCTTACTCATCAATCCCATGAATGAACGTGTTTTCATGGCAGACTTTCTGCGCATGAAAAATGCAACCGCACGTATATTGCGTGCATTCAATGAAAACAATATTCCTATCATTTGCATGCGTGGTCTTGCCGTTAGCGAAACCTTATACCCTCAGCCATACCTGCGACCACATACGGATATTGATATTCTATTTGATCAAAAACACTTACTCATGGCAAAACAAATTGTTGGCAACCAGCTGCATTATCGCCCATTACCTGCCTACCCCATGCTGTTTAAACAAGGTGATATCCCTCTTGATCTACACATCGAAGCCATTGGCTCTGAACGCATCAAAGCTTGGCAACACATCACTCCGCTTCAAGCCAAAGACTTTTTTAAATATGCAGAAGAAGGGAAACTAGCAGGTGAGAAAGCGTTGCTGGTACGCCCTCGTGTGATGTTACCTTACCTTTGTTTCCATGCACTCAAACACTCATTCGAACGTTTGATTTGGATTTATGATATCGCATTGCTTGCCAAACAAGTGGAGCAGAATCAACAATGGAGCGAAGTTTTAGAAGGTATTGCAGAATATAAGTTAGAGCGACCTTGTTATTATGCTTTATCTTATGCCAAAGAACATTTACAAGCACCTGTGCCCGACTATGTTTTACAGCAAATAAAACCTGGTATGGGTTTTATCGAAACAAAATTATTCAAACGTTTCATGAATCACGAACTTATTCCATATCTAGCCGAACGGTTATTTTCTCGCATGTTACCTAGCTTTTCACACCGCATCGAATTTTGGCGTGAAACCATCTACCCACGCGAAGAAGTACGCGCACAAGTGGCTGGTGGTGGCTGTGTGAAATGCAACTTTATTCGTACACGCATCAAACAAATATCCAAAGCCCTATGGTCTTTCACCAAAGAGGTATTCTTGGTCGTACGAGCATAA
- a CDS encoding radical SAM protein, producing the protein MLPHYIFLVEGQFVRCISDVESKSVTLIHAFDEAKQLVLNGSFAEALIQQLNTPNPATSNILQVIEKQHGWLTGLSKASLMPADFQQLVIGDELGLLFLEITDQCNEQCIHCYASSSPACSDFLSLHEIKSILEQARCLGTPFVQFTGGDPLIHRNLVEVVAYAHELGFEGMEIYTNGLLLNEKLLEQLLPYQPKIAFSLYSPDEAVHDGITQVKGSFKKTVAAIHRAQDMAFQVRIGMAVMQQNAGHEQAMLDFVQETFYLDKSHVRFDPVHETGRGASLSTKNISLMPSQNSHMPESTKKPAHHQVVQTDKIESGFVSQHIGRRGKLAVCANGDVSPCIFNREHVLGNIRQQTFQEMFAVKNKGLGNKNPNIERWNNCQHQLSCGDCQMVAYTLGAHDE; encoded by the coding sequence GTGCTCCCGCATTATATATTCCTTGTTGAAGGTCAATTTGTACGTTGTATTTCAGATGTTGAAAGCAAGTCTGTTACACTGATTCATGCTTTTGATGAAGCGAAACAACTGGTTTTAAATGGTAGTTTTGCAGAAGCTTTAATACAGCAGTTGAACACGCCTAATCCTGCAACTTCAAACATACTTCAAGTCATTGAGAAACAGCATGGCTGGCTTACAGGTTTATCAAAGGCAAGTTTGATGCCTGCAGATTTTCAACAGTTGGTGATTGGTGATGAATTGGGTTTGTTGTTTCTGGAAATCACCGACCAATGTAATGAGCAATGTATTCATTGTTATGCATCATCATCACCCGCATGTTCTGATTTTTTATCGTTGCATGAAATCAAAAGTATTCTTGAACAAGCCCGTTGTTTAGGAACACCTTTTGTGCAATTTACAGGTGGCGACCCACTGATTCATCGGAATTTGGTCGAAGTTGTGGCTTATGCTCATGAATTAGGTTTTGAGGGTATGGAAATTTATACCAATGGTTTGTTGTTAAATGAGAAACTACTGGAGCAGCTTTTACCTTATCAGCCCAAAATCGCATTTTCTTTGTATTCCCCAGATGAAGCTGTGCATGATGGCATTACACAGGTCAAAGGTAGCTTTAAAAAGACTGTAGCTGCTATTCATAGGGCGCAGGATATGGCATTTCAGGTGCGTATTGGCATGGCGGTGATGCAGCAAAATGCAGGTCATGAACAAGCCATGTTAGATTTTGTACAAGAAACATTCTATTTGGATAAGTCACATGTGCGTTTTGACCCTGTGCATGAAACAGGGCGTGGTGCGAGTTTAAGCACCAAAAATATTTCATTGATGCCCTCGCAGAACTCACACATGCCTGAATCAACCAAGAAACCTGCACACCACCAAGTGGTACAAACAGATAAAATTGAAAGCGGTTTTGTATCTCAACATATAGGACGCAGAGGTAAACTTGCGGTGTGTGCCAATGGTGATGTGAGCCCATGTATTTTTAATCGTGAACACGTGCTTGGTAACATTCGCCAACAGACATTTCAAGAGATGTTTGCTGTAAAAAATAAGGGTTTAGGTAATAAGAATCCAAACATCGAACGGTGGAATAACTGCCAACATCAATTAAGCTGTGGCGATTGTCAGATGGTGGCGTACACCCTTGGAGCACATGATGAATGA
- a CDS encoding PqqD family protein produces the protein MNEAFEITVPNMPKRIDKLICEELEEQGAYVYIHEDDGTTITLNPTASAVFDMCDGQTTAEDMAKLLSETLGVDYTNTLRDVHDILTELSGFGFFQT, from the coding sequence ATGAATGAAGCCTTTGAAATTACAGTACCCAATATGCCGAAACGTATTGATAAGCTTATTTGCGAAGAGCTTGAAGAGCAGGGTGCTTATGTTTATATCCATGAAGATGATGGCACTACGATTACGCTAAACCCTACAGCATCAGCTGTGTTTGATATGTGTGATGGTCAAACAACGGCTGAAGACATGGCAAAGCTTTTATCAGAAACTTTGGGTGTAGATTATACAAACACGCTTAGGGATGTTCATGATATACTTACTGAGCTGTCAGGTTTTGGCTTCTTTCAAACATAA
- the nth gene encoding endonuclease III yields the protein MNKKAVEHLFSTLQSIDPEPKTELNYNTPFELLIAVLLSAQATDVGVNKATAKLYPIANTPQAFLELGEEGLKKYINTIGLYNSKAKHAIQTARILVDKFHGEVPRTRKELESLPGVGRKTANVVLNVLWGEPTMAVDTHIFRVSNRTGLAPGKNPLEVEKKLLQVIPKKYMQYAHHWLILHGRYTCTARKPKCHACPINQECQWAEKTIA from the coding sequence ATGAACAAAAAAGCAGTTGAACACCTTTTTTCAACACTACAATCCATTGACCCCGAACCTAAAACCGAGCTTAACTACAACACCCCTTTTGAACTGTTAATCGCAGTGCTTTTATCCGCCCAAGCCACCGATGTCGGTGTAAATAAAGCCACAGCGAAACTTTATCCCATAGCCAATACACCCCAAGCCTTTTTAGAGCTCGGTGAAGAAGGCTTAAAAAAATATATTAACACCATAGGTTTATACAACAGCAAAGCTAAACATGCGATTCAAACTGCGCGTATTTTGGTGGATAAATTTCATGGTGAAGTACCCCGCACCCGTAAAGAACTTGAGTCTTTACCGGGCGTTGGTCGTAAAACTGCCAATGTTGTATTGAATGTACTCTGGGGTGAGCCCACCATGGCGGTAGACACCCATATTTTCAGAGTTTCGAACCGTACTGGCTTAGCGCCTGGCAAAAATCCATTAGAAGTTGAGAAAAAGCTACTGCAAGTTATCCCAAAAAAATATATGCAGTACGCTCACCATTGGTTAATTTTACACGGTCGCTACACCTGCACAGCGCGCAAACCAAAATGCCATGCCTGCCCCATCAACCAAGAGTGCCAATGGGCTGAAAAAACAATTGCATGA
- a CDS encoding pilus assembly protein PilP, whose translation MRISYLFMPLLSFMVLTQPLAAQAAVGEPTDQGNEAMPNAMSHIMVAPNIDIQNIRDPFLSSFEKNRIEEAKRFKNRRQLPENKRKREVLEFFDLSTLKLVATYKKAGGEWVASVQDSTGKAYTVRRGNYIGKRGGRIEKIDGQTIYLVEQTINPAGEIVDRQVTLTMAEVNDNL comes from the coding sequence ATGCGTATTTCATATCTCTTTATGCCCTTGTTATCATTCATGGTTTTGACGCAACCGCTTGCTGCTCAGGCTGCCGTTGGAGAGCCTACTGACCAAGGAAACGAAGCCATGCCAAATGCGATGTCGCACATCATGGTAGCCCCCAATATTGATATTCAAAATATCCGTGACCCTTTCTTATCCTCATTTGAGAAAAACCGTATTGAAGAAGCCAAACGTTTCAAAAACCGCCGTCAGCTTCCTGAAAACAAAAGAAAACGTGAAGTTTTAGAATTTTTTGACCTAAGCACACTTAAACTCGTTGCTACATACAAAAAAGCTGGTGGCGAGTGGGTAGCAAGTGTCCAAGACTCTACAGGTAAAGCCTACACTGTTCGCCGAGGCAATTATATTGGTAAACGTGGTGGGCGCATTGAGAAAATTGATGGGCAAACTATTTATTTGGTTGAACAAACCATCAATCCCGCAGGTGAAATTGTTGATCGTCAAGTCACCCTAACCATGGCAGAGGTCAACGACAACCTCTAA
- a CDS encoding YeiH family protein has product MIKEWNFGMFKGVMLVTILAALALQLSHIPWLQAMYVSPLMIGILLGILFGNTIHHHLPQPWLLGIHIVTRRVLRLAIILYGFHVSLQEVLAIGWVGFLAAASIVGSTLFIAYIVGIHIFHMDKQTVMLTGAGSAICGAAAILAFEPIVQGKGHQTAASVATVIVFGTSAMFLYPLLYHTHFFDMSSHAWGIYIGATVHEVAQVVGAASAIQPHVIHDAVIVKMTRVMLLVPALLITSWWWARQQANHAQHAKKTLTIPWFAFGFLGMVLLNSMQVVPPVWVSHIQTTDHFLLIMAMTALGLETQMKKLKQVGIKPFILGFILFIWLIMGGYMIVQGLLRFHAI; this is encoded by the coding sequence ATGATAAAAGAATGGAATTTCGGTATGTTCAAAGGGGTTATGCTGGTGACTATACTGGCAGCTTTAGCCTTGCAACTAAGCCATATACCTTGGTTACAAGCCATGTATGTAAGCCCACTCATGATAGGCATTCTTTTAGGTATCTTGTTTGGAAATACCATACACCATCATTTACCACAGCCGTGGTTGTTGGGGATTCATATCGTTACCCGCCGTGTATTGCGGCTTGCTATCATTTTGTATGGTTTTCATGTCAGCTTGCAAGAGGTGTTAGCCATTGGCTGGGTTGGTTTTCTGGCTGCGGCAAGCATTGTAGGCTCTACACTGTTTATCGCATATATAGTGGGGATACATATCTTTCATATGGATAAACAAACCGTCATGCTTACGGGTGCAGGCAGCGCTATTTGCGGGGCTGCCGCCATTTTGGCTTTTGAGCCTATTGTGCAGGGCAAAGGGCATCAAACCGCAGCCTCCGTTGCAACGGTTATCGTATTTGGCACAAGCGCTATGTTTCTTTACCCTTTATTATACCACACCCATTTTTTTGATATGTCATCCCATGCATGGGGGATTTATATTGGAGCAACAGTGCATGAGGTTGCACAAGTGGTTGGCGCAGCAAGCGCCATTCAACCCCATGTCATCCATGATGCTGTGATTGTTAAAATGACCCGTGTTATGCTGCTTGTTCCCGCGCTACTTATCACAAGCTGGTGGTGGGCAAGGCAGCAAGCCAACCATGCGCAACATGCCAAAAAAACCTTAACTATCCCTTGGTTTGCCTTTGGTTTCCTCGGTATGGTGTTGCTCAATTCCATGCAAGTCGTGCCACCTGTATGGGTCTCACATATTCAAACAACCGATCATTTTCTACTCATTATGGCAATGACAGCCTTGGGGCTTGAAACACAAATGAAAAAACTCAAACAAGTGGGCATCAAACCTTTCATTTTGGGCTTCATCCTATTTATTTGGCTAATCATGGGTGGGTATATGATTGTTCAAGGGCTTTTGAGATTTCATGCGATATAA
- a CDS encoding LysR family transcriptional regulator, translated as MSLNTEQLLSFVALVQTGSIHAAAKLRHLTQPAISNQLKYLQQDTGLQLYQRDGRGVKVTPTGEAFYQYALGVQQALQDTASFIQQAQGLDAGKVYIAASQTIANALLPRVLPAFRKLVPHVELSVGSYNSQYVFEHMDAYDFGLVEQPLPTGLGSSCHVQHLGQDHIVVVMRHDHPLAQYQALDVSHLREHRMVWREQGSGTRAVLEQVFFTRNQTLPHIDLCLGGVSAVLEAVRQGLGIGVVSQYCLPTGEHVLTTRPLNPTLSRPMSLLLPHHATPLARKCATYLASALQAELQHETKA; from the coding sequence ATGTCTTTGAATACAGAGCAATTACTAAGTTTTGTTGCCCTTGTGCAAACGGGGAGTATTCATGCTGCGGCAAAGTTAAGACATTTGACACAACCTGCGATATCCAACCAACTCAAATATTTACAGCAAGATACAGGGTTACAATTGTATCAGCGAGATGGGCGTGGGGTTAAGGTGACACCAACGGGAGAAGCATTTTATCAATATGCACTTGGTGTGCAGCAAGCCTTGCAAGATACCGCCTCATTTATACAACAGGCACAAGGCTTGGATGCGGGGAAAGTTTATATTGCAGCTAGTCAAACCATTGCCAATGCATTGTTACCGCGTGTATTACCTGCTTTTCGTAAGCTTGTACCTCATGTGGAGCTTTCGGTAGGCAGTTATAATAGCCAATATGTATTTGAGCATATGGATGCTTATGACTTTGGTTTGGTGGAGCAACCATTACCCACAGGGCTTGGTTCCAGTTGTCATGTTCAGCATCTTGGGCAAGACCATATTGTGGTGGTGATGCGTCATGACCATCCGCTGGCACAGTATCAAGCCCTTGATGTATCGCATTTAAGGGAACATCGTATGGTATGGCGAGAGCAAGGCTCAGGTACACGCGCGGTGTTGGAGCAAGTGTTTTTCACGCGAAACCAAACCTTACCTCATATTGATTTGTGTTTGGGTGGCGTTTCAGCTGTGCTGGAAGCTGTGCGTCAAGGCTTGGGCATTGGTGTGGTCTCGCAATATTGTTTACCAACAGGAGAGCACGTGTTAACCACGCGGCCACTCAACCCAACATTATCTCGCCCAATGAGTTTGCTTCTGCCTCACCATGCTACACCACTGGCAAGGAAATGTGCTACTTACCTTGCCAGTGCTTTACAAGCTGAATTGCAACATGAGACCAAAGCTTGA
- the purB gene encoding adenylosuccinate lyase: MNHSALTALSPLDGRYANKVGDLRPIFSEFGLIKARVLVEVRWLQMLAAHKDIQEVSSLSAEANAFLDAIVDNFSEADAQAVKDIEKTTNHDVKAVEYFLKDKVADQAELNAVSEFIHFACTSEDINNLSYGLMLKEARDTVLLPALDNTIAKMENMASDMAAIPMLARTHGQPASPTTMGKEWMNVVARLDRQRAQITDVVISGKINGATGNFNAHLIAYPEVDWLNTAKGFVESLGLAWSPYTTQIEPHDYIAELNQATSRFNTIIIDFSRDIWGYISMGFFKQKVIAGEVGSSAMPHKVNPIDFENAEGNLGLANAMLHHLAEKLPISRWQRDLTDSTVLRNLGVGFGYTMLALSSLDRGLSKLEVNEGKMLEDLDNTWEVLAEAVQTVMRRYALPNPYEQLKALTRGKGINAERIREFIENLDIPEDAKARLKDITPADYIGNAASMGKKKHTL; this comes from the coding sequence ATGAATCATTCCGCACTCACTGCCCTATCCCCGCTTGATGGGCGTTATGCCAATAAAGTTGGCGACTTACGCCCTATTTTTAGTGAGTTTGGATTGATTAAAGCCCGTGTCTTGGTGGAAGTGCGCTGGTTGCAGATGTTGGCAGCACACAAGGATATTCAAGAAGTAAGCAGCTTATCGGCGGAAGCCAATGCTTTTTTGGATGCTATTGTTGATAACTTCTCTGAAGCTGATGCCCAAGCGGTGAAAGACATTGAAAAAACCACCAACCATGATGTGAAAGCCGTGGAATATTTCCTCAAAGATAAGGTGGCAGACCAAGCCGAACTCAATGCGGTATCTGAATTTATTCACTTTGCCTGCACATCCGAAGACATCAACAACCTATCCTACGGGCTGATGCTTAAAGAAGCGCGGGATACCGTGTTGCTTCCAGCTTTAGACAACACCATTGCCAAAATGGAAAACATGGCATCCGACATGGCAGCTATCCCTATGCTTGCGCGCACCCACGGGCAACCTGCATCACCCACCACCATGGGCAAAGAGTGGATGAATGTGGTCGCCCGATTAGATAGGCAACGCGCTCAAATTACAGACGTGGTCATTTCAGGGAAAATCAATGGTGCAACGGGTAATTTTAATGCGCATTTGATTGCCTACCCCGAAGTGGATTGGTTAAACACTGCCAAAGGTTTTGTGGAGTCTTTAGGGCTTGCTTGGAGCCCATATACCACCCAAATTGAGCCGCATGATTATATTGCAGAGCTGAATCAAGCAACATCGCGTTTTAATACTATTATCATTGATTTTAGCCGTGATATTTGGGGTTATATTTCTATGGGTTTCTTCAAACAAAAGGTGATTGCTGGCGAAGTCGGTTCATCGGCTATGCCACATAAGGTCAACCCAATTGATTTTGAAAATGCGGAAGGCAATTTAGGTTTAGCCAATGCCATGTTGCATCATTTGGCAGAAAAACTGCCGATTTCTCGTTGGCAACGCGATTTAACCGACTCAACTGTGTTGCGTAACCTTGGTGTGGGTTTTGGTTATACTATGCTTGCACTTTCTTCACTTGACCGTGGTTTGAGTAAGTTGGAAGTCAACGAAGGTAAAATGTTGGAAGATTTGGATAACACTTGGGAAGTATTGGCAGAAGCCGTACAAACCGTGATGCGCCGTTATGCGTTGCCAAACCCTTATGAACAGCTTAAAGCGCTGACCCGTGGCAAAGGTATCAATGCTGAACGCATTCGTGAATTCATTGAAAACCTAGATATTCCCGAAGATGCCAAAGCTAGACTTAAAGATATTACACCTGCTGATTATATTGGTAATGCTGCAAGCATGGGTAAAAAGAAACATACGCTTTAA
- a CDS encoding type II toxin-antitoxin system VapC family toxin, translated as MNIIIDTHIFLWALSEPHKISEKKQAELKTPANTIYVSSITMVELMLKTSVGILNIKFDPVDAAQQSGFELLDFSAKDAMPLKDMPFHHKDPFDRMLIAQSVARKFHLMSDETKFKAYGCKLI; from the coding sequence ATGAACATTATCATCGACACCCATATCTTCCTTTGGGCATTATCTGAGCCACATAAAATTTCAGAAAAGAAGCAAGCCGAACTCAAAACACCTGCAAATACCATTTATGTGAGCTCTATTACTATGGTTGAACTGATGCTTAAAACATCGGTTGGTATATTAAATATCAAGTTTGATCCTGTAGATGCGGCGCAACAAAGTGGCTTTGAACTTCTCGATTTTAGCGCGAAAGATGCCATGCCACTGAAAGATATGCCCTTTCACCATAAAGACCCGTTTGATCGCATGCTGATTGCACAAAGTGTAGCTCGCAAGTTTCATTTGATGTCAGATGAAACCAAGTTCAAAGCATACGGCTGCAAGCTGATATAA
- a CDS encoding type II toxin-antitoxin system Phd/YefM family antitoxin: MIVNLSEAKANLSKLVNMAYHGEKIVIAKNNTPLVDLVVHKPDAPRKLGLLAGQFTTPDDILDEDESITAMFDDAIK; encoded by the coding sequence ATGATTGTAAACCTATCAGAAGCCAAGGCAAACTTATCTAAACTCGTAAATATGGCATATCACGGTGAAAAAATCGTGATTGCAAAGAATAATACACCACTTGTGGATTTGGTGGTGCATAAGCCAGATGCCCCTCGAAAGCTTGGGTTATTAGCTGGTCAATTTACCACGCCTGATGATATTTTAGATGAAGATGAAAGCATCACAGCCATGTTTGATGATGCCATCAAATGA
- a CDS encoding BrnT family toxin produces the protein MISSANTTTKKNVLMLPQFSYRLGRKKHMISLSEITGFEWDAGNERKSQDKHSISESEAKQVFFNMPLLLLDDVKHSQNELRFHAYGKTDYAKLLHITFTIRNDQIRVISARKMHKKEKEHYENNT, from the coding sequence GTGATAAGTTCTGCAAATACCACGACCAAAAAGAACGTGCTGATGTTGCCGCAGTTTTCTTATCGGCTGGGCAGAAAAAAACACATGATTTCACTTTCTGAAATTACAGGGTTCGAGTGGGATGCAGGCAATGAGCGTAAAAGCCAGGACAAGCACAGCATAAGCGAAAGCGAAGCGAAGCAAGTGTTTTTTAATATGCCGTTGCTGTTGCTCGATGATGTAAAACACAGTCAAAACGAGCTACGATTTCACGCCTATGGAAAAACAGATTATGCAAAATTGTTGCATATCACTTTCACTATACGGAATGATCAAATCCGTGTTATTTCAGCAAGAAAAATGCACAAAAAGGAGAAAGAACACTATGAAAACAATACCTGA
- a CDS encoding BrnA antitoxin family protein — protein sequence MKTIPDFKNEQEEREFWETHDSTDYVDMSKTQLAVFPSLKPTTKAISLRLPEDLLAKIKVKANKMDVPYQSLIKTWLNEKVT from the coding sequence ATGAAAACAATACCTGATTTCAAAAACGAACAAGAAGAACGTGAGTTTTGGGAAACTCATGATAGCACCGACTATGTGGATATGAGCAAAACCCAGCTTGCCGTGTTTCCCAGTCTCAAACCGACAACTAAAGCAATCAGCCTGCGATTGCCTGAAGATTTACTTGCTAAAATTAAGGTAAAAGCAAACAAAATGGACGTGCCGTATCAAAGTCTAATCAAGACTTGGCTCAATGAAAAAGTCACTTAA
- a CDS encoding L-threonylcarbamoyladenylate synthase yields MHIFEHMRLHPERPQIRQIKHAAKLLNDGCFAVVPTETTYAIMVLPTALKAQENIRQLRGLDEHHLWSLVCKDLKQASQFVSIDNPSHRILKHHLPGPYTFILPANSKLPKRIFGKRKDVGIRMPDHAVCSMLLEELGEPLLATSMQFPDEDFIATDPDAIEPRIKHLNAVLLDAGWGDMTPTTIIDLCDDSPQVLRQGLGEWEV; encoded by the coding sequence ATGCATATCTTTGAACACATGCGTTTGCACCCAGAACGCCCCCAAATCAGACAAATCAAACATGCCGCCAAGCTGCTCAACGATGGCTGTTTTGCCGTCGTGCCCACGGAAACCACCTATGCCATCATGGTACTACCCACCGCACTCAAAGCCCAAGAAAACATTCGCCAGCTTCGCGGTTTGGATGAACATCATTTATGGTCATTGGTATGCAAAGATTTAAAACAAGCTTCCCAGTTTGTAAGCATAGACAATCCTTCGCATCGAATCCTAAAACATCATTTACCAGGGCCGTACACCTTCATTTTACCCGCCAACTCCAAGCTTCCCAAACGCATTTTTGGCAAACGCAAAGATGTCGGCATTCGTATGCCCGACCATGCCGTGTGTTCCATGCTTTTAGAAGAACTTGGCGAACCACTATTGGCTACATCCATGCAATTCCCCGATGAAGATTTCATCGCCACCGACCCTGATGCTATCGAACCCCGCATCAAACACCTGAATGCCGTACTACTCGATGCAGGTTGGGGTGACATGACCCCCACCACGATTATCGACTTATGTGATGACAGCCCACAAGTTTTACGTCAAGGTCTTGGTGAGTGGGAAGTTTAG